The following are encoded together in the Mumia sp. Pv4-285 genome:
- a CDS encoding CapA family protein, translating to MGRPALLLATAVLAAGCTAAPPDEPSEPTTPVRTTVSPDPVTPPEPAEDSRILVTHHHSPLRVLSTDGAVRLLGSGSLSGLRLITDRSDVPSAEFLADAAAVMTRVRSDPAVVGYVPVSAVDETVRAVRVGSVEPLLDPAAYPLRSETASPDPEIVTLAVTGDIMLGRRVGAYLDRAGDPTAVFRPFAERLAAADITVGNLESTLSQRGSPTQGGDSFGADPSVRRGLRAAGFDVIGLANNHLGDFGPQAMRDSFDRLRAGGLPYVGAGRDRAEAERPLVVERGGTMVGFIAVDSIGETPAATASRPGTSRLDMPPRTGPMDEVRLARLERQVRQLAGEVDTVVVMTHWGTQYTNVPEASQRRVARVVARAGADVVVGGHPHWLQGLEQMGDTLVVHSLGNFVFDMDFQRRTREGAVLELVLWDGEVKGARLVPYVIDGSFTPRPVRAGRAERVLATAWETSRGPYALP from the coding sequence ATGGGACGCCCCGCGCTCCTTCTCGCCACGGCCGTGCTCGCGGCCGGGTGCACCGCTGCGCCACCCGACGAGCCGTCCGAGCCAACCACACCGGTCCGGACCACCGTTTCCCCCGATCCCGTCACGCCGCCGGAGCCTGCCGAGGACTCCCGCATCCTCGTCACGCACCACCACTCCCCTCTGCGCGTGCTGTCGACGGACGGCGCCGTACGCCTTCTCGGCTCGGGAAGCCTGTCAGGGCTCCGCCTGATCACCGACCGTTCTGACGTCCCGTCCGCCGAGTTCCTCGCCGACGCCGCGGCGGTGATGACGCGGGTGAGGAGCGACCCGGCCGTTGTGGGGTACGTGCCGGTGTCCGCCGTCGACGAGACCGTCCGCGCCGTGCGGGTGGGCAGCGTCGAACCGCTGCTCGATCCCGCCGCGTACCCGCTGCGCAGCGAGACCGCATCGCCCGACCCCGAGATCGTCACGCTCGCGGTCACCGGCGACATCATGCTGGGACGCAGAGTGGGTGCGTACCTCGACCGTGCCGGTGATCCGACTGCGGTGTTCCGCCCGTTCGCGGAACGGCTCGCCGCCGCGGACATCACCGTCGGCAACCTCGAGTCGACGCTTTCGCAGCGCGGTTCGCCGACGCAGGGTGGCGACTCGTTCGGTGCGGATCCCTCCGTACGGCGGGGTCTGCGCGCCGCCGGCTTCGACGTCATCGGACTCGCCAACAACCACCTCGGCGACTTCGGGCCTCAGGCGATGCGCGACTCGTTCGATCGCCTTCGCGCCGGCGGTCTGCCGTACGTCGGCGCGGGCCGCGACCGCGCCGAGGCGGAACGCCCGCTGGTCGTCGAGCGCGGTGGGACGATGGTGGGGTTCATCGCTGTGGACTCGATCGGAGAGACGCCCGCCGCAACAGCCTCCCGACCGGGCACCAGCCGGCTCGACATGCCGCCTCGTACCGGCCCGATGGACGAGGTGCGGCTGGCGCGGCTCGAACGGCAGGTACGTCAGTTGGCCGGCGAGGTCGACACGGTGGTCGTGATGACGCACTGGGGCACGCAGTACACCAACGTGCCCGAGGCCTCCCAGCGCCGCGTCGCCCGGGTCGTGGCGCGCGCCGGTGCCGACGTCGTGGTGGGCGGGCATCCGCACTGGCTACAGGGACTCGAGCAGATGGGCGACACGCTTGTCGTGCACTCGCTCGGCAACTTCGTCTTCGACATGGACTTCCAGCGGCGCACACGCGAAGGCGCGGTGCTCGAGCTGGTCCTGTGGGACGGAGAGGTGAAGGGCGCACGGCTCGTCCCGTACGTGATCGACGGCAGCTTCACGCCACGCCCGGTGCGGGCGGGGCGGGCCGAACGCGTCCTCGCCACCGCCTGGGAGACCAGCCGCGGCCCGTACGCCCTCCCCTGA
- a CDS encoding M28 family metallopeptidase, which yields MRAAVRHLAGEIGPRLATSASFREAATWFSDQMRGLGYTVSQEMFRVPGGDSWGVPVEAGRSMNVIADPPGFDPARPHLVVGAHLDTVAVSPGAEDNASGVAVVRELGRLAATYGSRLPVRFVAFGAEEPRGPGDDLHHFGSQHRVAAMTAAERRALRAMVSLDRVGVRGPSVPVCDGGTSNGRVVRSLVDAAGGIPTATCEDRASDHWSYEKADIPAARLGSIPYAGYHSAGDLPRVVDDRQLQRVATITWRWLQ from the coding sequence ATGCGCGCCGCAGTGCGTCACCTCGCGGGTGAGATCGGCCCGCGTCTCGCCACGTCGGCTTCTTTCCGGGAGGCCGCGACGTGGTTCAGCGACCAGATGCGCGGGCTCGGTTACACGGTCTCGCAGGAGATGTTCCGCGTGCCGGGCGGAGACTCGTGGGGTGTGCCGGTCGAGGCCGGCCGATCGATGAACGTCATTGCCGACCCGCCCGGCTTCGACCCTGCCCGTCCGCACCTCGTCGTCGGCGCGCACCTCGACACCGTCGCAGTGTCACCGGGCGCAGAGGACAACGCGTCAGGCGTTGCGGTGGTCCGAGAGCTGGGGCGGCTGGCGGCGACGTACGGAAGTCGGTTGCCCGTCCGGTTCGTCGCCTTCGGAGCGGAGGAGCCACGTGGCCCAGGCGACGACCTCCACCATTTCGGATCGCAGCACCGGGTTGCAGCGATGACGGCCGCTGAACGCCGCGCACTGCGGGCGATGGTGTCGCTCGACCGCGTAGGGGTCCGTGGACCGTCCGTCCCGGTGTGCGACGGCGGGACGAGCAATGGCCGCGTGGTCCGCTCGCTCGTCGACGCTGCCGGCGGCATCCCGACGGCCACTTGCGAGGACCGCGCGAGCGACCACTGGTCGTACGAGAAGGCGGACATCCCGGCGGCGCGACTCGGCAGCATCCCGTACGCCGGATACCACTCCGCGGGAGATCTCCCGCGGGTCGTCGACGATCGCCAGCTCCAACGCGTCGCCACGATCACCTGGCGCTGGCTCCAGTAG
- a CDS encoding regulatory protein RecX, translating into MARTQRSGSWRRRDPEPDAERDLGPEPDHEVVARKILLDRLAEQPRSRAELAAQLARRNVPDEIADQMLDRFEAVGLVDDEEFAQLWVRSRQQTRGLAGRALALELRRKGIDDEIVRDTIDTIDPESEEAAARAVVRKKLRSMRNLEEQVKVRRLVGALGRKGYGPGLAYRIVREEIGAAEDSFDAGDWDDDA; encoded by the coding sequence ATGGCGCGCACGCAGCGCTCGGGGTCCTGGCGTCGCCGGGATCCCGAGCCCGACGCCGAGCGTGACCTCGGTCCGGAGCCGGATCACGAGGTCGTCGCCCGCAAGATCCTGCTCGACCGACTCGCTGAGCAGCCGCGCTCGCGTGCCGAGCTGGCCGCACAGCTCGCCCGGCGCAACGTGCCGGACGAGATCGCCGACCAGATGCTCGACCGCTTCGAGGCCGTCGGGCTCGTCGACGACGAGGAGTTCGCCCAGCTGTGGGTGCGCTCCCGGCAGCAGACGCGCGGTCTCGCCGGTCGTGCACTCGCGCTCGAGCTCCGCCGCAAGGGCATCGACGACGAGATCGTGCGCGACACGATCGACACCATCGATCCGGAGTCGGAGGAGGCCGCGGCGCGCGCTGTCGTCCGCAAGAAGTTGCGCTCGATGCGCAACCTCGAGGAGCAGGTCAAGGTTCGGCGGCTCGTCGGTGCGCTTGGGCGCAAGGGCTACGGCCCTGGACTCGCCTACCGGATCGTCCGCGAGGAGATCGGCGCCGCCGAAGACTCGTTCGACGCCGGCGACTGGGACGACGACGCCTGA
- the recA gene encoding recombinase RecA, producing the protein MAADPGKGAPKDRDKALDAAMAQIERSHGKGSVMRLGERGKIPIEVIPTGATSLDIALGIGGLPRGRIVEIYGPESSGKTTVALHAVANAQKAGGIAAFIDAEHALDPEYAKALGVDTDALLVSQPDSGEQALEIADMLIRSGALDIIVIDSVAALVPRAEIEGEMGDSHVGLQARLMSQALRKLTGALHGAGTTAIFINQLREKIGVMFGSPETTTGGKALKFYASVRLDVRRIETLKDGTDMVGNRTRCKVVKNKMAPPFKQAEFDIMYGQGISREGSLLDVGVDAGFVRKAGAWYTYEGDQLGQGKENARSFLRDNPDLADELEKKIMEHLGIGAAVDDPADPVVPVVGAVKGAKAEKATVDF; encoded by the coding sequence ATGGCTGCTGACCCGGGCAAGGGCGCACCGAAGGACCGCGACAAGGCACTCGACGCCGCGATGGCGCAGATCGAGCGTTCGCACGGCAAGGGATCGGTGATGCGCCTCGGTGAGCGTGGCAAGATCCCGATCGAGGTCATCCCCACCGGGGCGACCTCCTTGGACATCGCTCTCGGCATCGGCGGGCTCCCGCGCGGCCGCATCGTCGAGATCTACGGGCCGGAGTCCTCCGGCAAGACGACGGTGGCGCTGCACGCGGTCGCCAACGCGCAGAAGGCCGGGGGCATCGCGGCGTTCATCGACGCCGAGCACGCGCTCGACCCCGAGTACGCCAAGGCGCTCGGTGTCGACACCGACGCCCTTCTCGTCTCGCAGCCGGACTCCGGCGAGCAGGCGCTCGAGATCGCCGACATGCTGATCCGCTCCGGCGCGCTCGACATCATCGTCATCGACTCCGTCGCCGCGCTCGTGCCCCGTGCCGAGATCGAGGGCGAGATGGGTGACAGCCACGTCGGTCTGCAGGCCCGCCTCATGAGCCAGGCGCTGCGCAAGCTCACCGGCGCGCTCCACGGCGCCGGCACGACCGCGATCTTCATCAACCAGCTCCGCGAGAAGATCGGCGTCATGTTCGGCTCGCCGGAGACCACGACCGGTGGCAAGGCGCTCAAGTTCTATGCCTCGGTCCGCCTCGACGTCCGACGCATCGAGACGCTCAAGGACGGCACCGACATGGTGGGCAACCGCACCCGCTGCAAGGTCGTCAAGAACAAGATGGCCCCGCCGTTCAAGCAGGCCGAGTTCGACATCATGTACGGCCAGGGCATCAGCCGCGAGGGCAGCCTCCTCGACGTGGGCGTCGACGCGGGCTTCGTCCGCAAGGCCGGCGCTTGGTACACGTACGAGGGCGATCAGCTCGGCCAGGGCAAGGAGAACGCGCGCAGCTTCCTGCGCGACAACCCCGACCTCGCCGACGAGCTCGAGAAGAAGATCATGGAGCACCTCGGCATCGGCGCCGCGGTCGACGACCCCGCCGATCCTGTGGTCCCGGTGGTCGGCGCGGTCAAGGGTGCCAAGGCCGAGAAGGCCACGGTCGACTTCTGA